The Culex quinquefasciatus strain JHB chromosome 2, VPISU_Cqui_1.0_pri_paternal, whole genome shotgun sequence genome contains the following window.
AAGTCTGAAAGGGGTTCAAACAAGCTACTGCAAGAGTCAATTCCTGTACGAAAATGGTTTTCTTCCGATTTGTGTAATCTTGAACGCTGCTTGAACTTGAATTGCTGGCAGTAAAAATTACCCTCATGTGtgcttatagtttttttttaaagaagatattaTACTATGACAAAAACTCGAACTTTTTGTCAGTTAGCCAGTTTGCTtgaatttgtttgcagaaacgtcagaatgcatactagagtgtaacaatattgtttttttggcgggcattcagaggtttgttccggtgggcattctaagcccaaatcccaaatatgagcttgattggacgtaaccgcccttcaattttaaatgggatctaacctgttaaaattttgctttgttttcgaGTTTGGAAAACTGTGAAACACGAAAAAATAcgagtgtttgtttgtttgtcatagtctaatacctccttaagttTCAAACTCCTTCGAGCTTCTACTTCGCTTTACCGACCTCCGGCACGTCCGGGGCCGTAATGAAGCTGACAAAGTCGTTTCCCTTAACCTGCGGAAAGCGCTCCAGGTGGGCGCGGATCAGGCGCACAATGTTATTGCCACGATCAAGCTTGATCATGTGCTGCTGGGCGGCGGGCTGTTTGCCCACTGCGCCGGTAACCATTTCCAGAAATTCGATCCACTGCAGCCGTTCGGCTGCGTTGATCGCGTCGGGAGCTTTGGTGAAGTGAATTTCCATTTGAAAGATGATCGTGATGGTGGAGGAGAGCAGGAACTTGCAACTGATTAGATGGGAGAGGATCTTGTCGGACGCGAGGACCTGGGATAGCTTGAGCAGATCTGGGGAGTTGCTGTATTGAGCGTGGCGTTCAAACTCGGTGTACAGCGCAAACAGGACACCTTCCGGGTCGTCGCGATCCTTCTTCAGCATGAAGGGAAGCGTTGAGAAGGCCGTGGCCCAGAGAGTCCATCGGTAGGGATGATCGCGTAGAAGAACTAGGATTCTACGAAGCAGTATCTTCCCCTTGCGTACTCCCAGCATCGGTATCACCTTGTCCTGGGCCAGCCCGCCGATGAGCACGGCGAGCAGCTCGTCGAAGCTTTCGGCACTCGCGGAAAGCGAACTGTTGGTCGATGCGACCTCCTGGATCTGACGATCCTTTTCGCGTTTCTCTTTTGCCACTAGGGCGGCCTCGATGGCCACCGGGTTGTTCAGATCTTCCATTTTGAGCACCACCTTGAAGAGTTTTTCGATGTGCAGCAATCGGTGCAGCAGTTCACGGGTTGTGGTGGTGCCGGCTCCGGTTTGGGTCGACTCCGCACCGACCACGTCCATGTCGATGATCTTCCGCGGTGCCGTAACACTGCCGCACTGCAGTTTACCGAGAGAGTTCTCGAACTGGAGTGGTGTGTAGGTTCGGGGTGGTTGTTGATCTTTCTGGTCAgcgccgttgttgttgttgctgttgttcttGGACTCGGAGTTGTGACGTTCCCGGTTGAGGAGACCTCCTTTGGCGTTCAGCATGCCGCAGTTTTTGGCCAACGAGGACATCAGTAGTAGCTGGGCGTGTCCGGTGGGTTGCGTGAACGGATGGTTCAGCTGGTTGTCTTTGTAGGCTTTGCTTTCCCGGTTGCCGTTCCGGGCGGCCAGCCGCTCCTTGTACACGGTGAAGTAATAGTCGTTGATGTACGGCGCGTCCGAGTTGAGCTGGGTGAGCTGAATCCCGATAAGCCACTGTTTCTCGCGGTTGGACATGAGATTCGCGTACTCGTCGTAATCTGGCCCTTTTGGAGCCACGTTGTAGTACCGTttctggttgttgttgttgatgttgttatTGTTGTATTGGTAGTTCTGGCGGTTCAGCGCAAGCAACGGATGGTTCTGCTGGATCTCCTGAACGAGTCGTTTGTTGAACTGGTTGTTTTGGAGGTTCTGAACCAGGTTTGGCTGAATGGGCAGAGGGATGCGTTGATGGGGCGGAAACATGCCCAACTGGGCGGCTGCTGGAAAGCCGGGATGCATGGCTAGATTGTTGATGGGCGTTGAGAAGGGTGGCGGGAGAAAGTTGTACGGCAAGAAACCTAGCGGCATTCGCGGCTGAGGCAACAGCTGTGGGTGTGGAAACATCTGGTTGCGGATTGCCAACAGCTGAGCCGGCGGAACCATCGGTTGAAGGGCAGGAGACACCAGCGGAACCATGACTTTCCTAGCGGCTTTGTTCTTTTGATTTTCCTGCAACactttctgctgctgctgatgtagATGTTCTCGCTCCCTCTTGAGCTGCTCCTGATGTTGTTGCTgtagctgttgctgctgctgttgttgaatTATATTCCTTTCAATGTCCTCTACAGAAAGCATCTTGATCGGAGCTGGAGGTACCGGATAGCTATTAGGCCTGAACGAGTTACCCAACCCATTCTGCGCCATCGGCGGCAGTATCGGAAACAAATTCTGCACCTCATGGTTGACCGCTGGCACCGGCTGAGTCGTCTTCTTAACCGGACTATCCCAAATACTTGGATCCAACCTCAGCCGACTCCCGATGTCGTCGTCCAAGCTCAAGTCCGCCGTACTGCCGATACTCTCATCCCCGTCCCCAAAATCAAACCGCGACAGATGCAGATCCAACTCGTCGTCATCAAACAAGGCATCCCCTTCACGGTCATCCTCCTCGTCGTTCAGCAAAAACCCTGGACCTTTCTCCAACTTTACCAACGTCTCGTGCATGTTCTCCCAATCGCCCTTATCCGGATCGCCGAACGTCTCATCGTTCAGCGCATCGTACTCGTCCTCGGAGTCGGCATTCCGGCGTCCGGAACGCCCTCCACCGTCAACCGGGGGCAAGCTGGCGTCAAAGTCGAAGAAAGAATCCATTTTCGTTCCGTAGACCACCTTAACTCGCCTTAACTCATTTCTTCGTGACCTTCAGCTCGATTGGTCGATAGGGACTCGCGACGCAAAATTGCACAATTCCGGGTAATATCACGGGCTCAATTCCAAAAccaagtttgacatttttttttctccacttcTCGCCCTTCTAAACTCTTACGCACTTCTGGTCGGTTCTGGTCATGCTATCGCGGAGTGACAAACACgcaaacaagaaaaataacacACTCTGGGCCGTGACAGGCGAAAGACTCGCGTCATTGAAGGACACCGAGCAGCAGTGAAGGGAAAGAGAGCAGTCGATTCATTGATCAAACGTCTGAATGAAAGTGTACGGGGGAGCGGCGTGTGTATACGTGGTGAATGAATGAATGGTGTTCATTCCGGCGCCGCAGGCACGGAAAGTTTGATGTTGGGATTAGTCAAATCCTTCAAgcagaatttaaaaatgtagaaGCAAaatgcttccacctttcgatcacctcacgctccTCCGTCAAGACTCCCCCGTCCTTATCCCAGCAAATTTaggctcgcggcatgaagccagtccAGGATTGACTAAGTTTCatgtagaacttacgcgtttcgttggagcgatacagctgttccatatcctggcactccaactcttccaggcggcgcttcttaACCCGGAAGAGATgcgtttgctgtcttcgcaccTTTTTGTACGACTCCatgttcccacgggtgttgtgcagcagccacttgtcgCCGGACATTCATCGTCGcactcggtccacgtacccgatggcgctcgatgccgctgcgttgatggctgcttccatatggctccagcaggcctccagaggggcttcgcCGAGCTCCGCGCGcactgggtagcgacctcagggtccttgagccgctccagattataccgctgcgggcgacggtaccggatcttgttggcctcggacaggcgttggcgcagcttcgccaccaccaggtagtagtccgagtcgatgtccgcgccacggtaggttctgacgtcgcttttgtccgagaagtgccgaccatcgatgggaacatggtcgatttgcgtctccgtgtcgtttggtgatcttCAGGTGTACTTATAGAGGAGGCTATGCTGaaagaaggtactacgtatggccatgtttcgggaggtagcgaaatctTTGAGTCGTAGGCCGgtctcgttcgtctgctggtgggCGCTAAACATTccaataaccggtctaaactcctcctGCTGGCCGACTTGAACGTTCAtgtcgccgatgacaatcttgacatcgtgttttggacacttcctgtactcgcggtcaagaagctcgtagaaagcgtcgtGGAAAgcatcggcgtcgcttcccatgtgcgggctgtgcacgttgatgatgtttaggttgaagaatcgacttaccgtcatctggggcgaatcgggacagctGTTTAAGGCATGTTCCTACactatattttgatatttttattgatttcggttagaacagaaaCAGATCAACTAAGTTAGTGCATCGATTTCCTAATTTGAAGCTTTCAAGTATAGTGGGCGGTACCGAAGAAATAAGTCGAAATTACAACATTTTTACAACGGATCCAACCCAGACGACTTCAGCAAGTAAACAAGGCTACAGAGCAtagttgtaacaacttattcttcatgtaaactaatgtcaaaaacataaacaatgacttttatatccCGCCTTTTGACATGGAGGATTTgtaaaacccgccaaacaaatcgcagcaaactGGGGGTTGCTGAGGAAAATTCAGAAAAGTTCTTGTCAAAAGTTTTCGTTTGTGATGTGATTATTCTGAGATCTGCTTAAAATTAGACTTTAGTAGACAGGAAACATTACAGCGATTCCGATCTCCTAGATTTCACCATTCTGATGATCAGTCCCGTTAAAAAGGTGTATTTTGTGGTGCTAGGTGTTAAGAGCCTTGATCCCATGGAATGTACCAACCCTGTTGAATTCCAAACTATTTAGCGGTTGGCCATTTGCATCTCCCCAATGAAAGTATTGGCACGAACCTCGAGCTGATTTGGCTTGGTTTGGAAATGTcattcattcgttttttttttcgatacgagTTCAAGTCTTGTATCGTAATTTGTTCTATAGAATCAGTATTGTAGAATGTggagatttttaaacattttgcaatttcaataacattttcaaaataatatttttaattgttgatttttcgagaggtaattTTTTGCCACAAACGTAACTCAAATTCAAACAGCTACCTAAATGACAGAATTTAttctttgaaattgattttttccagaAAAGTATCTTTAAGTTGTTCCTAAAACCAGGGCTGCAGattcgggtcatatttcaagcgactccgactccgactccggcattCTGAGTTAAgacgactctgactccgactccaggtccccaaaaagacccgactccaccgactccggctctgactctgactccacAGCTCTGCCCAAAACAACCCTTTAAGCTTTAAACagaaataaatttcattttaaagaacctggaaaattgcaaaatccgtaaaaaagaaTCACTTTGGCCCAGTCTCAACCCCCATGCCCACTAACGGTATCAAATATGAAAAGCATTTGGAATAACACTCTTTAAAACAAGCCCAGCCCCTCAAAAGAAGTTTATTTCACTTAAAAAACTAACAAACTTAAAATATGTTTCATCTTCTGCTTCAGTATCGCTTCAGAAAACTTAATGAATTTTTCTTGGATTTTTTCCGATTCGTTTTCACTTTGTGATCCACCGGAAGCGACTTAGGCcatgaattttgttaaactCGCACACCATTCGGTACCACAAGCTGCGCTTTTTAATCTGGCCAGATCTACAAGattaaaaattctagaattccgCCCAAATTCAGCCACTTGTTTCCGTCTCAATCAATTCTGAGGTCCGAAATAATCActtccttttcaaaacaaatctgaaaatttctgacaaGGTCTTTTCTGAATTTTACCCAGAAACCATCAGgttgctgcgatttgtttggcgggttttaaaaatcctccATGTCAAAAGGCGGGATATAAAATTCATTGTTTATGTtattgacattagtttacataaagaattGGGATGTTTTTGGTCATCCAAAAACTCCACACAGTTCAGTGGTATGGTTGACTGGTTTGCTATCAAAAATCGCTGACTTCTTGCTTGTTGCAGCGGTAGACTTACCGATTTCAACTTCAGGgaatccttggatgacccagaacatcccaacgaaaaagaaaaaagaaaacgtttcaaatttcattaaatgtaaaaaatgaaaaaaaaaatgtttttgtaggACATTTGggcttttttttattgcattaatgtttttttttcctaattttaaattcattgttcattgtttatTGCATTCAATCAATATTTAATGCTCTtcacagtagagggttaaaaaattGATGAATGAAATGTTGCATGAACATtggcgaatgaaaatattattgcGCCTTTTGTTTGTTCTGAAGGGcagaaaataaatacaaatttgattgaTTCTTATAAAATTAATCTTTTAGCAGGAAACAATATCTCATATCCGTCTTCAAATCAATCATACGGCGAAATTTAAGAATGGCGTTTATTTAGGTACTCACTCGCCTTCGAAGGAACTGCTACCGgcactcaaaaatcaaattaaatcacaACCGTTAGCTGCTTCCAGCGACACTCAAAACAACACTTTCAGCAATCAATATTCTACgtaaaacttacaaaacttttataaaatttcctTTCACAAACCTCACTGCACTTGCATCGCGTGTTTGGTTTGCTCTGTGCCGGTTCGcggttttgattgattttgcgaatttttgaaaggtgccaaatcaaaacaaagaaatatTTCATGCTTCTGGAGAAGACATGACAGGTCGAAGTTAAAAGGTCGAAAAACAAATCGCTGGAAGTCAAGGGGGGTGACACTCGTAGACTTAAAAATCCAACAacaataattttagatttttgtaccctattagctttttttttaacgCAAGGAAAATAAAATACccagtttttaatatttatccatataatatttttatttcaatattatgTAAATCTAACACAGTAAAATGTTGGAGATAATAATTGCGCTTCTTCTGGATCGGTGCCTTGTACGCCTgacatatttgaaaaacttcTTTCCTGAATCGTTACCGGCGgttaaattaatgttttatggCATTATAAGAAAATCTTCATAAAACGACATATTGTGAAACTGGGCGACGCTTCTTTTGGCATCAATATGAGTACGAGATAAACATGCACGGTTTAAAAGTCCGGAATCGAGTGATCCATCTTGCCCTTGATGAACGAAGTCGAAAGCTTCTTCATCATAACTTTGTAGATCATGCTGGGCACAATCGTCAACGTAATCATCTGACCGCCTTCAGAAATAATTTTCGAGATTTCCTTGTCCTTCATGGCGATTACGTTCTGCCCGTTAACTTCAAGAATTTGGTGATCGATCAGCAGCCCGTTCCTGGCGGCCGACGAGTCCTTCACGATGGCGGTTATTTCTCCATCGTTGAACTGGAAGCCCACGCTGCCGGCGGAGTCCTTGTGCAGAGTGATGGCCCGCTCAAAGGGGCGATCACGCACCACCAGCGAAATGTTGTTCTTGTCGCTCTTCTTCAGCAGCTTGTGCACATCGTCGACGGAGAAGCCCGCCACGAGCGTTCCGTTGACCTGCAGAATCTGATCGCCAAACCGCAGGCCAGCCATGGCCGCTGGACTGTTCTTAACCACGAGGCACACGAAGACTCCCTTGTTGATGGCCTGTGCGCGCAGGCCAACCTTCTTGTCCGAACCTTTGCAGAGGACCAGCTgaagaaaaatagttttgagTTGAACCCTTTCCAAATTAAATGCTCGCACAAACTCACCTCCCGAATTCCGGTCGTGACCTGCCCGCGACGAAGTCCCACCGAGTCGCCCGAAATCGGTGCCACCATGTTGACATTGTTGACCGACGTCATCGGTGAGGCTTCCAGCTGTCCAGCGTTTCTGTGCAGATATTCGGGCATGTTGGCCGCAATCATCTCCTGACTCAACTCAAGGCCCATGTAGTCGCCCAAATCCGGATAAGCGAATCCGGCCGCTTTCTTGGAGTTGTCCGCATCGTAGCTGCCAACACTGCCACCACCCGGAAGGAGCGCACTTAGCTGTGAGTACGGATTCGCGGAGTACGCCGGCGGAGGTCCCTGCGGATAGCCGAGCTGCTGTTGCTGGGCCGCGGCGGCATTTGCGACGGCTGCGTTCTGCGACTGCAGGATCTTGTCCACC
Protein-coding sequences here:
- the LOC6032933 gene encoding syntenin-1, coding for MSLYPSLEDMQVDKILQSQNAAVANAAAAQQQQLGYPQGPPPAYSANPYSQLSALLPGGGSVGSYDADNSKKAAGFAYPDLGDYMGLELSQEMIAANMPEYLHRNAGQLEASPMTSVNNVNMVAPISGDSVGLRRGQVTTGIRELVLCKGSDKKVGLRAQAINKGVFVCLVVKNSPAAMAGLRFGDQILQVNGTLVAGFSVDDVHKLLKKSDKNNISLVVRDRPFERAITLHKDSAGSVGFQFNDGEITAIVKDSSAARNGLLIDHQILEVNGQNVIAMKDKEISKIISEGGQMITLTIVPSMIYKVMMKKLSTSFIKGKMDHSIPDF
- the LOC6032932 gene encoding protein PAT1 homolog 1, yielding MDSFFDFDASLPPVDGGGRSGRRNADSEDEYDALNDETFGDPDKGDWENMHETLVKLEKGPGFLLNDEEDDREGDALFDDDELDLHLSRFDFGDGDESIGSTADLSLDDDIGSRLRLDPSIWDSPVKKTTQPVPAVNHEVQNLFPILPPMAQNGLGNSFRPNSYPVPPAPIKMLSVEDIERNIIQQQQQQQLQQQHQEQLKREREHLHQQQQKVLQENQKNKAARKVMVPLVSPALQPMVPPAQLLAIRNQMFPHPQLLPQPRMPLGFLPYNFLPPPFSTPINNLAMHPGFPAAAQLGMFPPHQRIPLPIQPNLVQNLQNNQFNKRLVQEIQQNHPLLALNRQNYQYNNNNINNNNQKRYYNVAPKGPDYDEYANLMSNREKQWLIGIQLTQLNSDAPYINDYYFTVYKERLAARNGNRESKAYKDNQLNHPFTQPTGHAQLLLMSSLAKNCGMLNAKGGLLNRERHNSESKNNSNNNNGADQKDQQPPRTYTPLQFENSLGKLQCGSVTAPRKIIDMDVVGAESTQTGAGTTTTRELLHRLLHIEKLFKVVLKMEDLNNPVAIEAALVAKEKREKDRQIQEVASTNSSLSASAESFDELLAVLIGGLAQDKVIPMLGVRKGKILLRRILVLLRDHPYRWTLWATAFSTLPFMLKKDRDDPEGVLFALYTEFERHAQYSNSPDLLKLSQVLASDKILSHLISCKFLLSSTITIIFQMEIHFTKAPDAINAAERLQWIEFLEMVTGAVGKQPAAQQHMIKLDRGNNIVRLIRAHLERFPQVKGNDFVSFITAPDVPEVGKAK